DNA sequence from the Devosia lacusdianchii genome:
GACCACGATCAAGTCGCTCGCCCGGCATGGCAACGACATCCTGGCTACGTTCAGCGACGGCGTAACCGCCCCCTACGGCGCGGTAATGACGGCCACCGGTCGTACGCCCAATACGCGCGGCCTCGGCCTCGACAAGGTCGGGGTGGAGCTGACCTCGGCTGGCGCGATCAAAGTCGACGCCTATTCGCAGTCCTCGGTCCCTTCGATCTATGCGGTGGGTGACGTTACCGGCCGCGCCGCGCTGACCCCGGTCGCCATTCGCGAAGGCTGGTACTTCGCCGAGACGGTCTTTAACAACAACCCGCTTGCCGTCGACCATTCCCAGATCCCGACCGCCGTCTTCTCCGACCCGGAGATCGGCGTCATCGGCCTCACCGAGGCCGAAGCAACAACCCATGGCGATATCGACGTCTACGTCGCCCGCTTCCGGCCGATGATCAACACGCTCTCCACCCGCACCGAGCGCATGATCCTCAAGCTCATCGTCGGCGCCAATGGCGGCAAGGTGCTCGGCTGCCACATCCTGGGCCCGGGCGCCGCCGAAATGATTCAGCTCGTCGCCATCCCCATGGGCATGGGCGCCACCAAGGCCGATTTCGACCGCGCCATGGCCCTACACCCTACGGCCGCCGAAGAACTCGTGACCTTCAAGGCCCCCAGCTACACCTATCGCAACGGCCAGAAGGTGGGTGGCTAGTTGTGCGTGGCGACTAATCACGATGTCATCCCGGCGAAGGCCGGGATCCACGTCCGTGGCGCGCCGCAACATCCAGCGCGGGAATGGCCTTCAGCATGGATTCCGGCCTGCGCCGGAATGACACCGCGCAAAACCAACTACTCCCTCGTCCCACCCCTACGACCAATGTCCATCCCGAATATTCTTGTCCCGCCCCGCCGGCCTTGGTATTCCGCCCGCAAGCAACTGCACCGCGAGACCTGATATGAGCACCTGGACCCCCGATAGCTGGCGCGCCAAGCCGATTTCCCAGGTTCCGGCCTATCCCGACGCTGCCAAGCTCCAGGAGGCCGAGCGCCAATTGGCGAGCTTCCCGCCGC
Encoded proteins:
- the gor gene encoding glutathione-disulfide reductase, with the protein product MTDSYDLVVIGAGSGGVRAARMAATYGAKVAVIEEFRVGGTCVIRGCVPKKLYVYASRFHDMFDVASSFGWQVDATFDWPTLVAAKEKEITRLEHAYTTNLEKPGAEIIKDRAVVSGPNTVHLVGQARDLTAKYILIATGGHPHVPHIPGAELAITSNEAFDLPALPHSILIEGGGYIAVEFATIFAGLGVDTTIIYRGQRILRTFDDDMAVGLEAGLIERGIKIVYQTTIKSLARHGNDILATFSDGVTAPYGAVMTATGRTPNTRGLGLDKVGVELTSAGAIKVDAYSQSSVPSIYAVGDVTGRAALTPVAIREGWYFAETVFNNNPLAVDHSQIPTAVFSDPEIGVIGLTEAEATTHGDIDVYVARFRPMINTLSTRTERMILKLIVGANGGKVLGCHILGPGAAEMIQLVAIPMGMGATKADFDRAMALHPTAAEELVTFKAPSYTYRNGQKVGG